One part of the Falco peregrinus isolate bFalPer1 chromosome 14, bFalPer1.pri, whole genome shotgun sequence genome encodes these proteins:
- the POP4 gene encoding ribonuclease P protein subunit p29 yields MEGELYRRLPPEGTGDLRLQPQGPEEARAFVNAFLKRSMPKMKDEAIQDILTRKAVVLEHYSKKRTKEKRKKTKGFTAKQRRDMRLFEIEPQQQRYAIFLPLHELWKQYIRDLCHGLKPDAQPHMVQSKLLKADLHGAIVTVTKSKCPSYVGITGIILQEFKHVFKIITKEDKLKVVPKLNNVFSLEIDGFISYIYGSKFQLRASERSAKKFKLKGTIDL; encoded by the exons ATGGAGG GGGAGCTGTACCGCCGCCTGCCGCCGGAGGGGACGGGGGACCTGCGCCTCCAG CCTCAGGGACCAGAAGAGGCCAGAGCATTTGTAAATGCCTTCCTGAAGCGCAGTATGccaaaaatgaaagatgaagcTATTCAGGATATATTAACTCGGAAAGCTGTAGTTCTTGAGCATTACTCcaaaaaaaggacaaaggaaaagaggaagaaaacaaaaggttttaCCGCCAAGCAAAGGAGAGATATGCGCCTGTTTGAAATTGAACCCCAACAGCAAAG ataTGCCATCTTCCTACCACTACATGAACTCTGGAAACAATATATCAGAGACCTATGTCATGGACTTAAACCAGATGC gCAACCACACATGGTTCAGAGCAAACTGCTAAAAGCTGATCTCCATGGAGCTATTGTTAcag tCACAAAATCAAAGTGCCCCTCTTACGTTGGGATAACAGGAATCATTCTACAGGAATTTAAACATGTCTTCAAAATTATCACTAAAGAGGACAAATTGAAAG ttgttcCCAAACTTAACAACGTGTTTAGCTTGGAGATTGATGGATTCATTTCCTACATCTATGGAAGCAAGTTCCAGCTTAGAGCAAGCGAGCGATCTGCCAAAAAATTCAAGTTGAAAGGAACTATTGACCTATGA